A segment of the Hallerella succinigenes genome:
CAAAGTCAATAGCGGCCTTGACGTTGCCATTTTCGTCAACGGTTTCGGTGATGCATTCCGGGAATAGGCACCCGATTTTCTTGATGTTTTCGTTTACCATATCAAGGCTGTGCATGGTTGCTTTTTCCATTTTGGTACTCCGTAAGTTGAGATTCCAAGTCTCGTTTGCGGTTAAAAAATTCCAGTTTGCGGGCGGGTTGGTTTTCGGAGCGAGCCTTCTTTTCAAGGTTCGCAATTTCTTTCTGCAACTTGGCGATGTGTTCCTGAATATCCAAGTTCTCGGCAACACTCAAGGCATCGCTCCAAAGGTTGCCCGCCACCTGTTTCACAATTCCGTTCCAAACATCATCCAGATTGAGGCCGCTAAAGCTGAAGCGAAATTCCCCGGCCAGCACCCAATCCTTTGATACCACGATATGTTCGTCATACTTCAGCGCAAAACGGACCACATCGCCATAGCTCAAAGCGAGAAGAATGTTCTTTTGTCCAATGCGATGCAGCA
Coding sequences within it:
- a CDS encoding DUF4391 domain-containing protein, translated to MFGFPVDSEIKKIVAKDALLGRVGMLAPASTSQKATFNEDIAQVVITNVVSTKSLPVAAGARVKGFYVARVSMKRKQFNPKNVETLLHRIGQKNILLALSYGDVVRFALKYDEHIVVSKDWVLAGEFRFSFSGLNLDDVWNGIVKQVAGNLWSDALSVAENLDIQEHIAKLQKEIANLEKKARSENQPARKLEFFNRKRDLESQLTEYQNGKSNHAQP